Part of the Engraulis encrasicolus isolate BLACKSEA-1 chromosome 23, IST_EnEncr_1.0, whole genome shotgun sequence genome is shown below.
atgggtcgaaacgcgtaggcatgtagccagtatttaataaaggctttttaactttagtaagcagtgcctcaaatagtgttttttttttcatggatatttatatttatatttatatttatatttatatttatatatttatatatttatattatataatgTATCAACACAGAACCATGGCTTAATACAGTACAGCTGCTGGTCCTATCAGGGTTACGACCCAATAAACACCTTTTGGTTTCATGGTTGACATCAGATTCACATGAGGCTTAGCCTGAGCACTATTCCTGTAGTTGAACAATGAAGGGATTTTTAAAAAAGGCTTGCACACTCCTTCGGTTTTATATTTAAGCTCTTTTTGACATCAGGTTTGTACTACACCCTGGATTTGTCTGTGAACGCCACCACTCTGTGCAAGATAACattcaccagaggtgtcaaacgtaAACGCAGAAGTTGATTCTTTATGTAAGTTtaacactagtacatgatattatgtaattgttacaccagttactccactTAATCTACCGAGGTAGATGGACtgcattattaataataaaaaaaaggtttaaaaaatgcctgaaatttgatccaaccaactCAGAATCAGCTAATTacaaaacaagtaggcctactgtagtctagTAACTGTAATTACTCAGTGACGTCACCTGTGTTGAAACGAAAGTTGACCTTATATTTCTTCATTGGTCCGAAAATGATCATTTTACGGTTACTAACTTGGACCCATGCCAACTTCTGGTTTAGGACATGCAGAATATGAAGACATCTTTTCCAAAATGGTATACGGTATATCAATTTAATCAGGGGCATCCGCTGACCCAATACTACCCAGGggcacagaaacaaaacaaaaaaaacaaaaaaaaacggtatTACGGTATTATTGTAAGTATCCtagtgcatgtgcactattttgtgtACATTCTTTACATTACTCCGTATGTTAAACTTGAGCTAAGTTCCAGTGTagctttttttgtgaaactcataccggggaaCAGaagatcaatacccaggcctaggtAAAATAGGTCTGCCGACGCCCCTGAATTTAATATATTTATAATTGTAAATTGTACAGGTATTAAAATTTATTTTAAAGCATTTTGGAAAAGTGGTCTTCATATCTTTTCTTAATGATCCTTAAAAGTGAGGCTGGTGATCTTCAGAGTGTTTAATGGAAATATGTTGGTGCTCTCAAGTGTTTCCACCAtttggaaaatgttaaaaaaaaataggtaAAAGGAACACGAGTGTTTTATTTTTCCTTCTACAGTGAAGATTCCAGATACATTGCAAAGATGACATGGGGTGGAAGTCAAATTTGTTCCTCCCCTCTTTACCTGCTGCCTGGGGCACCAGGCCAGACATCATTGTAGATCAAAGCTttattcaatattttgcaaaTGTACAATTCAAATGTCATTATTTCAGTTGTAATCGTAGCCTGGTATGACCCGACCATAATACTTTGTATGGGTGGGTCATACCAGGATAGGGTTTGGCCCACCCCCAACAGATGCTCTATGCTCTGCCTatgttgacagcagggaaactttattgctttctccacAGAAGTGTGGCAACACCAAGGCAAGATGTCACAAGcagcaggaaaggacaggagaaagTAGTTTGatttatacacatacagtaaggtTGCCAACGtcctgtacacatacagtaaggTTGCCAACGTCCTTTACAGTACACTGTTACGCCCCAACACATGAAATGGCCCTATGGGGCAAACAAAGAACCAAACTTAACCCTCAAAAGACATAGACAAACACCTTCTTAAAAGTAGAGCCCAACCAGTGGGATTTATTTAACAATCACACATAGACATTAAACATGAatcaaaaatgtcatatcatcaAGACACGCAAATCGGCTGGAGAGGCAACAGCCATTTTCTCAGTAAGAGAGCCTCTAGTGAGCAGCAGGAATCTTCGGGTCTTTATACCAGGCTTGATTGGAGGTTCAGGTGTCTCTCCTTAGGCCACTCCCAACGATTGCTTCAGCCGATTGGAGGAAGTGGTAACAAGGGAAAACGAGACATGCATACAGCcgtaacatacacatacagtaaagttGCCAACATCctttacagtacacatacagtaaggTTGCCAACATCCTTTACACACCTCCTTTACACACATCCAACATCCTTTACACACTTTACACCTTTTGCATGCAGCcgtaacatacacatacagtaaagttGCCAACATCctttacagtacacatacagtaaggTTGCCAACATCCTTTAGGCcctactgtacacatacagtaaggTTGCCAACGTCCTGTACACATAAAGTAAGGTTGCCAACGGCCTTTAGGATTGTCACAAGCATCTTGAAGTTTGAAAGAGACTAACTTATACTAAgtagggtaacactttctatgaagcccatatctatagcgcattaggGGAACATTTATtacaacttataatgcacatcatgaTCATAGTGCATTATTACTACACTTCATGATGGagcatatcaacagtcatgaataactatgaatctagcttataatgcattatacatcttagggtgttttgagtgctcgtgaatggttataaactacaggcagtggaggggcttataatacaattgctacgtgtacatgatgtttttgaatcggatctaatagatcagatttaagtagatcggattaagagttattttgcgacgtgtatacatggcaatttcacttaaatgcgattaaacgtctggggaaaataaagcattgcgattggactgaggacgcacgtgctgagtgagccaaataaggcgtgggggcgtggtcgccaaacctccggggaactactgggacacaagcttatcttcagcccgaaaatgaattccctcagtggactcaaggctggtaaaatcccctttgggtctggttctttcaaaatgctagttagcaccctcctagcttagaaaaacgaactggtgaaagggtgatgtggagtaactttgttgtgcttaattacttcgtggggcacttttacatcaatatatggaagccacaacatttatagtcgcttagggactttaaattaagcaaaactttcatgtgaaaatcaacaggaagtgccgccatctttttctcactgacaaagagcacgggctcttggcgccatcgtgtggtcaacgagcatgcgtggaacgaccggatttattgtaattctgattaaaaggttacatgacagaggaacgtgtttaagtaagggttaacgttcggcgagaaggtcgctaccgtggaatagcagcacgacagagagaatctttagaccccgacgcggagcggaggggtcttgttctctctgaagtgctgctattccacaaagcgaccgactcgccgaaagttaacccgcttattatatggatatacttaaattattcacacatgcggggacatttctttagacctatttaatgttaagattgttgctgcgcaaaacaaaacagtgccgttgtggaacatgcaccgctaggcaacagctaggtaggctagccaggacaacaggtgttgtctatcacagcagctgattagagtgacaaaagaccggaccccctgcgaagtgatatgaaacattcgctttagccactgacttgtatacaagccagtggctttagcagtgaacgtcttgttgccattgacagcggtagccaggacaacgggtgctgtctatcacagcagctgattagagtcttgttgaaaagtcgctttagcagtgaaaagtcttgttgccattgacagcggtctgttatagaccaacccgtccgttatcgaaaaataacagacgtccgaacgttggggagccccgttgaaatgaatggagcattcgacagatgacgtcacaaccatataataatcggatttaaaagaggaataaaccacccactttaatcggacttaagtttaaatcggaataaacttaaatcctgtttggtaagtgtttacatgatgtttttaaagtggaattaagttttaatgagatttaaagtgagttaaatcggatttaaatgcctcatgtaaacgtaccaactgtcataatgcactatgattattatgatgcgcattataaatggttataaatgcgctcataatgtgctacagatatgggcttcatagaaagtgttactctAAGTAGTAGAGATTCTGGTAGCTTGTTCCACCTGTAATAACAAAAGGTTCCCAAGACCAGGATCATTGCTGCATACTGTAACAGTATATTTTTTACGGAAGTGATATCtgtcattttacatacagtaACCAAAATAGTAAGTGGATTTTTAGTAGTCACAACATGGCATAATCAATTGATTCCATCGCATTTGAAGACTGGAATTATGCGCAATTTAATAAACAATGTTGTGAAATTAGTTGAAGTGTGTGCACAAAACCTGGtatgtgaatgaaagacagaaacagagaagtaGGATGCACATTTGATCAATTTTATTGTTACCCCAAGAGACATAACAATGCAATATGTAAGAATGATGTAATAATCTGCAACCATGGGACTCTGGTGGTACCGGACTGGGTCAACATCAGCTTGGGACTTCTCTGTTGGAGACAGGAACAGACGCTCAGAATAAAGCTCAACAACACATCACTTTACttatatttacaatatttactacACGTTGTTTGAACTAAGAAGTCATACTCACAACATTTATAAAGTCTGTTGAGCCTTAGGATGTCATTTCTGGACATTCGTGACCTCTGTCCAATTTGCACTCTTCGGTTTGGATATGGAGTGATGGTCTCCGCTCCACGCCGTGTGGTGAAGGCATATCTACAGAAGGAATCGTTGTTAGAGATGTTGGAAGATATCAAATGCATTCATGATTAAgaaatatgggtaacactttctatgaagcccatatctatagcgcattatgagcgcatttataacaatttataatgcacattataattacttacaacgcattacaactacaccgatgatgtttcatgatgctttatgttaacagtaatgaataaccatgaatctagcttataatactctATAAATcgaagggtattatgagtgctcatgactggatataaactacaggctgcctgatggggcttacagtacattatgatgcattatagatgtgcattatacagtgcattatagatgcatccatatgaacttcactttacttagagcacacattgacgactcatgatctcacatgaaacattatagcatcgtatgagcccttatgacagtttatcatccaggtctgtgcatagagggtactcataggtactcataatgtactataagccccatcaggcagcctgtagtttatagccagtcatgagcactcatgacacccttggatttataaagcattataagctagattcatagttattcatcactgttaatataaagcatcatgaagcattatgagtgtagtcataatacgttgtaagtaattataatgtgcgttattatttgttataaatgcgcttataatgttggctttaagtgaagtgttaccgaaatatgTTTTcagaaaatcaattttagcaaaTGATCGGATTGGATGATTTTTTCCCGCACCTTCCATAGTGCAGCACAGAGCCGTAGTCATATCCGGTACCCAGGTTGTTAGTGTTCCGTTTCCTGAAGTTGTGACGGGTGTCTGCAAAACACGAATCAACAAAATTCAGGGTCATATGCCTCACTCCCTTTGAATTTTACATTTGTCTgaatttctaaaacttttttgataAAGTCTTTCAAAAATGGTGCTTACTTGACTTGATGTACTGCCAGTTGATCTTCACATACTTGTCTCTGTCGCTCCTGGTCTGCTCATGCTGGAAGCCCAGAGCATGAAGAAGCTCATGCTGAATGATGCCATGGACCATACAACCTCTCCTGTTGAGGGACAACACCTGTCTGCCACCTGTCCTGCCGAGGCTGGAGAAGCACCTGAGATACATCAAAATAGATGATGTTAGTAAGCAGTTTTGCATTAGGTAACCTGCATTCTGTAACATCGGCTCATCAATACATTGGCATTTCAAGAGTGATAAACATTATTCAAACAATGGCATGGACATATTTGGAGGACCAGGTGAATGAACTGTAATGAGTATGTAGTATGAACTGTAATGAATAATGCAGTGATCTGAATGGTATGCAGACATATTTACCCGTCTCTGTTCTCAATAGTGATGAAGGCGCGCTGTCTTGATCGGGGAACAAACCTAATGCAGCTTTGCCTGTGGAAGGAGTCCATGGCCCTACTGATTCTAGCCCTTTCATGGGATGCTGAAAAGAATGATGAATATTAATATGTGTCAAGTACTGGTCTTCACTGTGGACACATGTTCAGTCCTATGAGTTGGGAACGTACAATGTGGGTTTTAATTGTGTAAAAATTCAAAATAAGAGACTCACGGAAAGCACGGCTGATTGTGTAAGGCACCTCCACCTTCCCACTGCGAGACCTCCTCCACAGACATTGGTTGTTCCAGCAGGCCAGAGCATTTCTGGTTTTGGGCACCACAAGATCTCCTTCCATCAGGAACTCAGTAGAGGCTAAGTAACAAATGAGGTATTTATCACAAAATATGTCTATACTTCTGCTAAATTCATCATTCATTTGACTTAACACATTAATAAGTGAATATTAATAGACAGACCATTGTTAGTGTCCAGAATCTGTGTAGTTAAGTCGTAAACGGGCTCTTCTGGATCAGTTTCCTCATCCTACatcagaaaataaacaaacacagtacAGTTAACAGCTAACATTTACACGTTTACATTGAGAAGAGTTGTGAAAGGTGCATTATTTCTTACCGCGTAATTGCTTATTTCTGGAGTTTCTGTGGTGGTTACATCTGAATCTTCTGGTTCATCAGATAAATCGTGACTTTCATCCTCAGCATCTTCCTCCTATATGGAAGAAGAATAGATGTGAAAATGAGAATAGATGAGAAATGGCCATGTTCATCATCCCTTTTCCTCTACGTAGCCAGAAACAAACACAGCACACTCAGCACTCTGTACAGTTGGAGCCACTGATTTTCCCCCATTCCATATGCTGCAGACCATGTGAATTCCATGAGACGTGCAAAGTGTTTCAAGCTGAACCTTGCAAGGACcaatcatggtgcagtcaagaaaacatGGTTCTAACTCAGTAATGTAATTTAACCATGTTCATCATCACCTACCCCCCACGTATGTGTTAGCTGCCAAACGTAATGTACATTGGTCATAAATATTAgtttaacacttagtaaatattcatgaaaagatcacagtttccatgagcagcatagttacaacacctactctggccacaatcctatgtagtgcacctttaaaggtacactgcaggaaatggtcaaaaaaggtagcctactgcaactatgctgctcattgaaactgggctgcgtattgccaattttgatcttttcatcaaggtttactaagtaatgaattcacattttctagtatggcccaagcacagtcatttttgtagctaaaaatggctatttctggacattcaaaatggcgaaccatggagaagatcccccttttcatgcaagaaaagtgcaattttttcagtcataatgaatgtttagaattttatggtggaggtaagtattcatgaaaaagataacattaatgaatgggaagcatgaattctagaaacaaacaactaaacatctcacacagtgtccctttaacacttgCAGTTGTAAGTTGTGAACTGTAAAAAGCTCAGGCATTCTTACCATTGAAGACTCAGAAGTCAGTGTCATGTCGTCGTCGTCTTCTTCATCAGTTTCATCAGGGAAAATGAAACTTTCATCATCAGCATCCTCTTCCTGTGTAAGAACACAGTCAAAAGGTTACGAGGAAGAATAGATCAGATGAGAAATGGCCATGTTCATTATCACCTGCTCCCATCATCAGAAACAAACTCTGAACGCTCAGGTCTTATTTTATAAGTTTTATAAGATGGAAGTTGTAAAAAGTTTGTGAATTCTTACTTCGGGAGGCAGATCGTTTTTCTCTGTGGAAGTTAAGTTGTCGTGTGCAACAGGTGAAGGCAGATCAGCATCCTCTTCCTACAGAATGAACAGATTGAAGACAAAATGTTCAGGGGATAATACTCACAGCTATGCAACCTTTaaacagaaatatatatttcaaGCAGTCTTACCGTGACAGGTAGAGCGTGCGACAGaccaatcagcagcagcagtagaaggGAGATGGAGGGTCTGAGGTCCATGTTGCTTCCTTGTGTGAAGAGGCTGTAGATGGCTCCTTCACTGGTGCTCGGTGAGGGAGACCCATCTTACCTGAGCTTTTATACAGTCCTTCACAGGTGTGTCTACGGGGGGATTTGGGTTTGTTGTTGGAGTCAGGTGTCTAATGGATGCTCTTACAACATTGCCTCTCCCAAAAATTAAAACAGTTGGAACACTGTTTGACTTTGGTATTAGATAACCAAAAACCCATTCAATCACTGTACTTATGGTCTCCCACAAAGGCATGTCTTGAGTGACAAATTTATGTGTGGTATTCCTTTTCAACTCACTCTTTTTGGGTATCTAAAATATGCACCATTCAACCATGATTGAGGCTAGAAGAAGTAACACTTGACAATTCCTCCATAACATAATTTAACATTCTTAACAAACAATATGAAAACTTTATCAAACACCACACCTGTGcagtgtttaatgaacttttcatattgataaATTATTCCTGCTTTACGCCTACACCTGGACAACTGAAgcgttgtgcacaaggacttccatgtgCTTTATTCATAATCATAACAAACTTTTCATTAATCTggaataggggtgggcgatatgacgatattatatcgtgaatcgcgatattgagtaaaatatcgtctcgaatctgccaaagtggagaaatcgtatagatcgtcttgcagtgaagatgtttattatcagtatcagagtgacgttttctcacttgtgttgttgtcttcactttattctttacattattgtattccacttgtacactttatgagagtatcatcagtgtgttaacattttattgactgcaaattacaaattgcaagtatatgaaagttgttttttgttgtttttattttttggatggaagatcgtgataaaaaatcgatatcgtgatttcatgtaaaaaaaatcgtgatacaacatttttgccatatcgcccacccctaatctgGAAGATACATTGAGAACCAGAAAGCCAGAATCCAGGAAGACAGAACATGGTCAAGCAAATGTAATTTATTCAGATAAAAATGCATTTCTTTTAGAATGTAGCCTAAACGTAGGTGATGATTTCTCATCTTCAGGTACTGGGAATATGTTAAAGGTTTCGGAAGTTCATTAGAGTACGACTGTTGTGAAAAGCATCTACAGagagcgctgtggcgcagcgtgctgaaccccctacatttgggcttacattcaagtctggccggggtcatttccagaccctaccccatctctctttcccagccatttcctgtctctcacaCTGTCAATAATACAGGCCCAACAAAACTtttgaaaaaaggggggaaaagaaaaGCATTTACAGCAAGGAAATgaaacactgtgcactgtgcacataGCATTACAAAAAATATACTGTTAGATTCCAGCCATAGTCCTAGTCCTACAACCACAGCATAGTCTGTGAGTCATTGCCCCACTGTGatgtataaaataataatgataacagtaGTAATGTTAGCGGGTGCAATAATGCAGGTCTTATTGTTAAGCTTATTTCTAGTTTATTTTGGTATACATTCATTTAtcaatttattcaattattaATATTGTTCTCTACTTTTCCTGCTTTATTTGTTCTATATTGTACTTGTACTCCATCAAGTGTTGCCTTCCTCTCGCCTCTATCATGGTTGAATTGTGCATATTTTAGATACCCAAAAGAAGGAGTTGAACTACACACCATTTTGTCACCCTATTCTAGACTTAATGGGAGAAATACTGTAATTGAATGGGTTTTTGGTCATCTAATGCCAAAGTCAAACAGTTTTCAAACTGTTGAATTTTTGGGAGAAGCAATGTTGTAAGAGCATCCATTAGACACCCGACTCCAACAACAAACCCAAATCCCCCGGTAGACACACCTGTGGAGGACTGTATAAAAGCTCAGGTGAGATGGGTCTCCCTCACCGAGCACCAGTGAAGGAGCCATCTACAGCCTCTTCACACACTGAAGCAACATGGACCTCAGAGCCTCCATCTCccttctactgctgctgctgattggcCTGTCCCAGGCTCTACCTGTCACGGTAAGATTGCTTGAAATATGTTTCTATGTTTATAGTTATGAGAGTATTCTCCCCTGAGCATTTTGTCTTCAATCTGTTCGCTCTGCAGGAAGAGAATGCTGATTATTATGGAGGTATTGCTATATCCGAACCTTTTGAAAACGACGAGAGCAACTTAACTTCCACAGAGACAAACAATCTGCCTCCTGAAGTAAGAATTTCCAAACTTTTCACAACTTCCATCTTATAAAACAAAAATTTTTAGTCCTGAGAGTTCAGAGTTTGTTTCTGATGATGGGAGCAGGTGATGATGAACATGGCCATTTCTCATCTGATCTATGTTTCCTCTTAACCTTTTGACTGTGTTCTTACATAGGAAGAGGATGCTGATGATGAAAGTTTCAATTTCCCTGATGAAACTGATGAAGAAGACGATGACATGACACTGACTTCTGAGTCTTCATTGGTAAAAATGCCTGAGCTTTTCACAATTCACAACTTACAACTGCAA
Proteins encoded:
- the LOC134439985 gene encoding hatching enzyme 1.2-like; the protein is MDLRPSISLLLLLLIGLSHALPVTEEDAEDESHDLSDEPEDSDVTTTETPEISNYADEETDPEEPVYDLTTQILDTNNASTEFLMEGDLVVPKTRNALACWNNQCLWRRSRSGKVEVPYTISRAFPSHERARISRAMDSFHRQSCIRFVPRSRQRAFITIENRDGCFSSLGRTGGRQVLSLNRRGCMVHGIIQHELLHALGFQHEQTRSDRDKYVKINWQYIKSNTRHNFRKRNTNNLGTGYDYGSVLHYGRYAFTTRRGAETITPYPNRRVQIGQRSRMSRNDILRLNRLYKCCEYDFLVQTTCRGV